aacatatcagaattgggctgcctgtgtaaatgtagCCTTAGTGACACAGACAAAGTATAATAAATACAATGACTTTATGAATTCTGAGAAAAAAATACTTTATTTTCAGAGAAAAAATGAACACTTTTTGACTAGAAATCACTTCAAAACTGCAGGTTGTTTCCAGTATGTTTTTCTTGAGGAGGGTTATTTGTTTTTAAAATGAATTCACATTTTATCATGATCTTAGCATGGATCTCAGTGTATATTACCATACAGTAAATCACTGAGTATATCCCTAACCACACCCATCATGttacaacaaaacaacaacacaactaaCTGGCATGGTAACATAAATAAATCATTGAAATTGGAGATAACATTTTTGGAGATTAATGTCCAACTTGTTTCTCAAAGACAATAAAAACTTCaccatttgtgtgtgtttctatgttccAACATTCACTACAGTGGCTGGACTCGACAAGGCACCAGAGTTTACCTTGGATCTATTCCACATCCTGATTGTAATACAGAAAAATCTAAACTGGATTCTAGATTTTAAACATTCATTTTACATATTTCCTATATTCTATATTTTGGGATTCTAGAGTAGGTTCTATTAAATTCACTTCGATATCTGGATGTTTTGCATGTCTTCTTCACAGAGTCAAACACAATGCAACCACGTCATAatggtacagaaagagagacctgTCAGTGGTCCATTGGTGGAATACACCACAGAGCTGTTTAATCAATCAATTAATAAGTCAGTCAACCAACCAAGCACAGTGGTGTGTGTTCTCAGCAGCCTGTAACCAGAGTGCCGATATATCAAAGTCAGCAATCAGGTATCCCTATGAGACCAAGAGGACTCTTACTTTGAAATGTCTATTTCTCCAaaattactgtacatttttttaaatactttatcTTAAATTTTTATCAATAAATATGCTTTAACAtttaaatataaaaacacaatgatGACCTTATAGATAATCTTTACAAACTGGCAGTGCATCTTGGGTGGACGAAGCAGTTAAATATCTGCATAAATACAGCAACATCAACGCATCAATAAATACATTAAAAGAGAAGTATATGGTATAAATAAAAGTTTTACAGTACACTAGAAAATGACAACGAACAAACATGTGCAGGAAAATACAAATGTTGATTGGTAAAAACAACACTCCTGTTGAAGAAAGACCAGGGTTCTCTCTGTTTCTGGCAGATGAAGAGAAGATGGTGTCCTTTCAGTCTGAGATTCCTGGTAGTCTTTTAACAAGAAGCAGCACTGAGTCCAGGGACGTTTCCACAAGGCATCTCAGAGAAGGAGTGCTGATATAAGGTCTGttcatataatcttattcattatgatctgaaGGCTCcttctctgagatgctttgtggatacgggcccagaaACATTCCTCCTTTTCCTCTCAGCTTCCATATGCTCATCACCACTTCAGTCTTTTCTCCCAGCCAATCAGAGTTCCAGTTTTAGGCAGGCTCTCTCCTGATAGGTGGCAGGGACTACCTCAGAATCCTGAGCTACCCAATCACATCTGTCCATCAGTGAGAAGGGATGGGGCTATATGTACAGGTCACGCCCATCCAGTCCCCCTTCTCTTCCATACCTTCCAAGTCTCTCTGGGTTCACTCTTGGCTTTTTTTTTACACTTCTTCTTTTCTATTTTGAGGTAGAATTTCCCTATCCTGTCCTGAAATATAGAGGGAGAAACAATGAGCAATCAAGTTTCCTTCAACACTCAGACCGTATGAAAACAAAACCAAAACTCATCTTTCATCAATCTAAATCCAGCCTCTGTTTCACATTCATACTGTAATGTACAGTAATGTTGAGGTTTCACTTTCTGCCTGCCTCCTATCAATTTAGGAGAGGaaataacatttcatttcagGACTTGAAAATATAGGATTTTTGTCTTTCCCTGGGTTTCCTTGGTAACTCACCCTTCTCTCCAACTCTTCAGTGGTTGGGTGCTGACCCCAGTTTCACCTTCTCCTCATTCTCTACGTCGTACGCTCCTCGCTTGTGAAACCtgtagaaaaacaacaacagagttaagACCTGTGGATCCTGGAACTGTtttgaaacaacaacaaaaacacctgTGGTGGGAACAATAACGCTAAACTTTGACCATATTGAACTATGACCATATTGAACTATGACCATGTTGAACTATGACCATGTTGAACCATGACCATGTTGATCCATGACCATATTGAACTATGACCATATTGAACTATGACCATGTTGAACTATGACCATGTTGAACCATGACCATGTTGATCCATGACCATATTGAACTATGACCATGTTGATCCATGACCATGATGATCCATGACCATGTTGAACTATGACCATGTTGAACCATGACCATGTTGATCAATGACCATGTTGAACTATGACCATGTTGAACTATGACCATGTTGAACTATACTGTCATATGTTTGTTATAGCCTCAACTCCCTTTCCCCTACAATCAATTAGGTTGTTTACTATTCATTTCCTGTTGGCCCATTTCCAAAAGACAGTGTCAATACAGACTTTGTCTATCTTCAGCTGCTGCATAATGcaatgtgtgttgtgttatacAGCTGCCCTGGTTCTATACATCCCCTGTGTTATACAGCTGCCCTGGTTCTATACATCCCCTGTGTTATACAGCTGCCCTGGTTCTATACATCCCCTGTGTTATACAGCTGCCCTGGTTCTATACATCCCCTGTGTTATACAGCTGCCCTGGTTCTATACATCCCCTGTGTTATACAGCTGCCCTGGTTCTATACATCCCCTGTGTTATACAGCTGCCCTGGTTCTATACATCCCCTGTGTTATACAGCTGCCCTGGTTCTATACATCCCCTGTGTTATACAGCTGCCCTGGTTCTATACATCCCCTGTGTTATACAGCTGCCCTGGTTCTATACATCCCCTGTGTTATACAGCTGCCCTGGTTCTATACATCCCCTGTGTTATACAGCTGCCCTGGTTCTATACATCCCCTGTGTTATACAGCTGCCCTGGTTCTATACATCCCCTGTGTTATACAGCTGCCCTGGTTCTATACATCCCCTGTGTTGTACAGCTGCCCTGGTTCTATACATCCCCTGTGTTATACAGCTACTCTGATTCTACTGACCTGAGCACCAGCAGCAGGCCTATGATggttagacagagagaagacaacaCCACTGCCACCACAGCCAGAGCTGTGGTCCGGCTGTATCCTCCCACGTCCCTCCCCTCTGAAGCCAGCGTGAACAGGTGACACCGCTCCCCAGAGTAACTGGGACGACATCTGCACAAGGAgatcgaaagagagagagagagggggagagggacaggggtgAGATGTGATTCATGCAACATACAGTACAGCAGGCATATTGTTATTCTGGAGAGATAGAGAGCCACAGAGcgagttagagaaagagagagattgagagagaaagagcgataaGAGAGGTATTTCTTACATGCATGATGGAGCTTTGATGTCCCTCAGGTAATGACAGCTGCCATGGATACAGAAGTTCTTATACTTCTTCAGACAAGGGTTCCTCTTTTTTCCTTTTCCCTTCTTCCTCccctttccacctctcctcctcttcccttcacTCCTCTCAGCTTCCAAGATGGCCGATGGGTCTTTAGGTTTAGTCGACAATGCAACTAAAACAGAAAAGAGCACAGACAAGAAATGTTAATCAACTGAATGCATGGACCTAGCCAACACATCTCATAGAATACAGGTTTTATtgtacaccagataggtgcagtgacatgtgttgttttacagggtcagccatagtagtatgataggtgttgttttacagggtcagccatagtagtatgataggtgttgttttacagggtcagccatagtagtatgataggtgcagtgtaatgtgttgttttatagggtcagccatagtagtatgataggtgttgttttacagggtcagccatagtagtatgataggtgttgttgtacagggtcagccatagtagtatgataggtgttgttgtatagggtcagccatagtagtatgataggtgcagtgacatgtgttgttttacagggtcagccatagtagtatgataggtgcagtgtaatgtgttgttttacagggtcagccatagtagtatgataggtgttgttgtacagggtcagccatagtagtatgataggtgttgttttacaggatcagccatagtagtatgataggtgttgttttacaggatcagccatagtagtatgataggtgcagtgtaatgtgttgttttacagggtcagccatagcagtataataggtgcagtgaaatgtgttattttacagggtcagccatagcagtataataggtgcagtgaaatgtgttattttacaggatcagccatagtagtatgataggtgttgttttacagggtcagccatagcagtataataggtgcagtgaaatgtgttattttacaggatcagccatagtagtatgataggtgttgttttacagggtcagccatagcagtataataggtgcagtgaaatgtgttattttacaggATCAGCCATAGCAGTataataggtgttgttttacaggatcAGCCATAGCAGTATaataggtgcagtgtaatgtgttattttacagggtcagccatagtagtatgataggtgttgttttacagggtcagccatagcagtataataggtgttgttttacaggatcAGCCATAGCAGTataataggtgttgttttacaggatcAGCCATAGCAGTATaataggtgcagtgtaatgtgttatTTTACAGGATCAGCCATAGCAGTATaataggtgcagtgtaatgtgttatTTTACAGGATCAGCCATAGCAGTataataggtgttgttttacaggatcAGCCATAGCAGTATaataggtgcagtgtaatgtgttattttacagggtcagccatagtagtatgataggtgcatactctaaccactaggctacctggtccATAAAGTAAATGTAACTATTGGTTACATAGGAACAGTTGTTCAAATGGAACTGACAATCTACCAGTTAATCCAATGAATGATAGTGCCATAAATCATGTTTATAATGGGTATTCTAATACATGTGTCAGTGAGGATTCCAGAACCTATAAACTATAGGATGGTGATTTTCAACAGAGCAATAAACAAACATAAATCACAGCGCGTTATGAATTACCTCGAGGTAATTCCACCCCATAGTCCCCTGATGCATCTTCGTCATCTTCATGGTAGTAATCATAgtactcctcatcctcttcctcgcTTCCATCCTCCTCCAACACTGGACCCTCCACTCCGTGCTtactcttctccatccctccctccatccttctgtcGCTCAGGACATCCAACAGGTTTATAACTGCTGTGTGCTGCGACCTCTCATTCTCATACCTGTCCACCACAGCTCCACTCACCAACCTCGAGACCACTGGAAAACACAAGGAATCACAAGATTAAATTATTGATGCTACACTATTCACATATCTGTAGTTCAGAGATGTAGATTCCGACTGACACTGTGAAGAGTTCACCCAGGGAGCAACACTGGGTGAACATACATCATTTCAATGGAAAGAAAAGCTTGTGTTTCCAGTGAGCCAAAACTGCTTGAAAATaagtcatttcaaccagttttggCTCACTGGAAACACAAGCTTTTCTTTCCAACACAGTCATTTATTCAGGTGCCAGGAAAATGGAGGGGTTTGAGTGGGCAAGTTGAAACATGTCTCTAGACTGAGAGCCCTGCATGAGGCCCCATGGCCCCTTCAGGTGAGGCTATACAACTGGATAGTTGAATTTCAGCTCCAAGAACTGTGAGGCACCCAAAAACATCATGCATGTACAGTATTCTGTACAGGGGAGACTATAATCCTGCTTGGCTATGGTACACAAAATGTTGCATAGACAGACAGTTAGCTAATGTACAAGAATATGAGTTAAAAATAAGTATATCCAGTTACATAAAGCATGTTTTAAAATAGAAAGATGACCACACTTCGTTCTTGAATAGCATAGGCTGGCCTACACCTTATGAAAATCGTTGACTCTTCTTTTAAAAGTTTAGGAGACTTGCTCAGAAGGTCATGGTTGAGAAGTTCGCACTCTTTTACAGTCAACAAGTGTAACTCCAAGACATGTCTCTTGTGAATAAGAAATATACCATTTAGGAGGAATAAAGTCTAGGATAAACTATTACCACCAACAGTTTATTCAATGTTAAAGTATAAACGCTACAGAAAAGGAACTATATAATCTGACCTGATATATACAAGTGTAATTTGACACTAACCAAAGGCATGGACGAGCAGGAGCGCAACTCGTAGAATCCTCATGTCTTCAAACTTCAATCACCACCAACTGTAATTCTGTAAAAAGCACTGTATGTCGTTTTCCTTTCTCTTGTACACGTAGTCAATATTTGTTCTCCTGAAACGTTCCTGTCTATTCCGTCGGTTCTCAGTGCGACTTTCTTATTCAAGATGCCGGGCGCGTATCGGGTAGCCGTTGCGCACTCAAACACAGCCTTTGCCTATTGGGGAAGAGTGGAAGGAGCGCCAGACTAGAGGCGTCACGATTTATATAGACTGCCTCGACCACGcctatacagtagaatacagtcacaTACATATTACAACATGTTTATATGCTATACACCTTATTATAATGGTTAATAATTACAGTGGTTGAAACCATATACATGGGTTATACAGTTACAACACACTAATGTAGGCTAAATGATCATGTCTAATTTGTTGACTCTTTAGGCATTTTACTTAGAAAAATAACATAAAGGGTGCATTGCTTAACATTATATTGCTGATCATATTTTGTCTCTTTCTGTATCATTTGAATGAAAGTGCATAAAGGACTTACGAAAGGTTATCATTAGACCTGTGACTACATTAATAGAAAACGCATGCAAATTATGACATTTAGGGTCCGTTTACCAGGCACAGTTTAATAAGCCTGGTCCTGGACTAAAATCCATGTTCAATGAAGAGTATCTATTGAAATATCTACTTAGTCAGGACAAGACTTAATCTAAAGCTGGGAAAACAGCTAAACATGTTTGAAACTGGTTTAAATAATAACATGATGTCAACCAAAAGCCACTGATCTAAATGGACTTCTAGGTCTGTGACTTCAGCTGTTTCATCATAGGCCTTCACACGCAATGGAGACACACCTGAAGGACACGGGACAATAACAATAGTGACATCTAGTGGTGTGAAATGGCTACACATCTATAACCTCGTAAACATTAGCTGTTGTACCCAATACGtggcttatttttattttttttaaatcattataTACACATGCGTAATATTGGTATTATTGTTGcaattaaaacaaatatatataataaGAATAATAAGAATGAAAATACAAATACTTAGCCTCGCTTAAATATGGTAAGAAACATTTCTAATAATGCGAAGTGAATAAAAAAAACCCACCGAGAATCATAAATTGATTACTTTGGACTTTCGCAAGCATCATATGCGACTGCTCAGGCCTTGTCACGTGTTCCATTATGAAAAATGGCCGACGGAGTAAGTGAAACAAACACAGCTGCTGAGGAAAGCGACGCCAAAGAAGAGGACCCCAAAGTTTTGGAAGTTCTTCCAGACAGCCACCCTGTTGGCGTTAGCAGCGATGAAGAGACTTCAAAAGACAAACCGGCGACCGAGAGCAACTGGTCAACACCGATCATGTCGCTGGCACGGAAGGCAACCGAGACGATCAGCAGTGGGGTCAGCTACGGTGCAGCGTTGAGAAACGCCACATCTTCGGGATCTGCCGCGAGCTCTCTGAAGTGTCCGACTAAACAAAACTCTACGGAGAATGACACCAACGCTAACCAATACCTACCGGGTACGTAACAAGAGTATTGTATTGCACGCCAATGTGGAGGTATATAAACTTAGTAGGTAGTTTCGTGCTGAACCAGTGACTTCACTCTTCTGTATCTCAACCGTCATTAGCTGTAAACACAATACATCAGAATGGCATATTCCAACATCATAAATATAGACGACTGTAATTCTAACAGTCTATATTTAATTACTTTTGAACCGGaaactcccctctctttctcgcctttctttctctcgctcacctctttttttctttctctcctgtcGTTCTTTTAATTTCcctttctgtgtctctccctctctatatgtAGCAGTGAAGGACCATATGGCTGTGGAGCGCTCCAACCTGTTCAGTATGATGAAGCTGAGTATTAAGGGTCTGATCCAGTCTTCTCTAAGTCTGGGCAGAACCCTGGACTCTGACTACCCTCCTCTGCAGCAGTTCTTTGTGGTTCTGGAGCAGTGCCTCAAACACGGACTGAAAGGTGAGACTTGCTCTGGAACAGGGGTGACCGGACAACCCTCAGTCTGGAGCGCTACTGGGTGTGTTTCAGACTTTTATCAGGGTCTTGATTAGCTGAATCGGGTGTGTTAGTGCGGGGCTGGAGCGAAAGCCTGCACAACCAAGTTGGAGACTTGGTAGTTTTCACCCTTTAAAGAACACTACCTAAACATTCACCTTACTTCTCTCTCTGTAGTAAAGAAGTCATTCATCAATCAGAATAAGTCTATCTGGGGTCCTCTGGAGCTGGTTCAGAAGCTGTGTCCTGATTCTACTGATATTACCACCAGTGCCAGAGACCTGCCAGGGATAAAGACTGGGTTGGGTCGGGCTCGGGCCTGGCTGCATCTGGCCCTGATGCAGAAGAAGTTGTCTGACTACCTGAAAGCCCTGCTGGACAATAAATACCTCCTGGTGTGAGTAGAGCTTAAGGCTCTGTTGCGAGAACTAAATCAGTGTAATAAGTATGTAATAAACATGTAACACCGGTAAACATGTGTCCTATTCACGTTTACAGTAGTTATTGTATCTAActtaatatatctctctctccctccttcctcccacaGTGAGTTCTATGATCCAGGAGCGTtgatgatggaggaggagggaacagtGATAGGAGGGATGCTGGTGGGGCTAAACGTCATTGATGCTAACCTCTGTATCAAAGGAGAGGACCTGGACTCCCAGGTCGGGGTCATAGACTTCTCCTTGTACCTGAAGGACCCTATGACCACTGAGACCACTAAGGAGTAAGtacaaagactccagccactctagtcatagactgttctctctgctactgcacggcaagcggtaccggagcaccaagtctaggtccaaaaggatccaacagcttctacccataCACTATGTATAAACCACACTCATCTCTCTGTGATACAAAGATGaaccacactcctctctctctgttatactTTGTCTCTTCTCCTgtaacctctccttctctcctctgtcagtgaTACTAAGATGACGGCCATATTGGACCAGAAGCACTACATTGAGGAGCTGAACAGACACCTGAGCTGCTCTGTCTCTGACCTGCAGGCCAAGATGGACTCCATAGAGAAGACCAACGGCAAGCTCATTGAGGAGGTCAGAGGAGCTTATGTGTTTTAATCCTTGGTAGTGTTTATTAACCCCCTAGAGTTGATGCCTGCGGAAATCAAATTAGCGTAATACAAAATTCCCATAAATCTGTAAGTTTTTAAGATAGACATGTTTTTCCACCGCATCTGACGATGTTTCCCTTCCGCATCTGACGATGTTTCCCTTCCGCATCTGACGATGTTTCCCTTCCGCATCTGACGATGTTTCCCTTCCGCATCTGACGATGTTTCCCTTCCGCATCTGACGATGTTTCCCTTCCGCATCTGACGATGTTTCCCTTCCGCATCGGACGATGTTTCCCTTCCGCATCGGACGATGTTTCCCTTCCGCATCGGACGATGTTTCCCTTCCGCATCGGACGATGTTTCCCTTCCGCATCGGACGATGTTTCCCTTCCGCATCGGACGATGTTTCCCTTCCGCATCGGACGATGTTTCCCTTCCGCATCTGACGATGTTTCCCTTCCGCATCGGACGATGTTTCCCTTCCGCATCTGACGATGTTTCCCTTCCGCATCGGACGATGTTTCCCTTCCGCATCGGACGATATTTCCCTTCCGCATCGGACGATGTTTCCCTTCCGCATCGGACGATGTTTCCCTTCCGCATCGGACAATGTTTCCAATCcgcatctggggtgaaaggtggcagagctagaatggtgtttgtcagaccatgtgacatcctgaaaactgttgttctcacAGAAACGTCTGTAGCATGCGAACGGTTTTACAAAGAAACATGAGACTCacgaacatgatggtgttctccgttttgctttACGACCCCCATCACATGACTCGTCCTGAAGTCGGTACCGCTGatctgtcaacttctgtctgtagtgtctgaatAGTTtagctacacactaatatgacccctctgtggaatgGTTAGTCTCTCACAAACACAGATGAACTGAGCAAAACACAGATAGACACTTCAGAACGACTTCCTTTAGATAGTAAAAAACAAACATCTGTTTAACCATGTATGAAGCTGTTATTCAATGTCTTTCTATgggcagtaaggccaaattcaatgtttcaaatccaattttatttgtcacatgcgccgaaaagaACAGGCAACAgcgaagtgcttacttacaagcccttaaccaacaatacagttttaagaaaGAAAAAGTGTTggaagtatttactaaaataagttttaattattttatttttaattattttatttttttatctgtaTATAAAACTATTtattgatattagttggcaggagTCTTCAACATTATATATGGTCATTTGTATATAGAGTTAATAATTTCATAACGAGGACAGCAATCACTTTTGCTACCGCGCTGCATGGTCGAAGCATGAGAAAAAGAGAAGCTCACTGAGTTGTCATGAGTTCCAAACAGTCAAACCATTCGATTACAAGACCGGAGGAAATCCACATTTGTGCTATATACACCAAAGACCtatacactgaacacaaatatataaacccaacatgcaacaatttcaaagatttcactgagttacagttcaaatgaggaaatcagtcgattgaaataaatacattaggtcctaatctatggatttcacatgactgggaatacagatatgcatctgttggtcactgaTACTGTTAAAAAAACATGCCTTTTAAAAAAAGTTAGGGGCCTGgattagaaaaccagtcagtatctggtgtgaccgccatttgcctcatgcagcgtgacacatcttcttatcagagttgatcaggctgttgattgtgacctgagGAATTTTGTCccgctcctcttcaatggctgtgcaaagttgctgtatattggagggaactggaacatgcagtcgtacacattgatccagagcatcccacacatgctcaatgggtgacgtgtctggtgagtatgcaggccatggaagaattgggacattttcactttccaggaattgtgtacagattatTGCGACatggtgatggcggcggatgaatggcacgacaatgggcctcaagatccCGTCACGGTAACTCTTtgaattcaaattgccatcaataaaatacaattgtgttcgttgtccataggtTATGcaatgggctcctgagtggtgcagcggtctagggcactgcatctcagtgcaagaggcgttactgcagtccctggttcgaatccaggctgcatcacatccggccgtgtttgggagtcccattgggcggcacAGAAAatgcccagcgttgtccggggtaggccgtcactgtaaataagaatttgttcttatagataaatgcctgcccatatcataaccccaccgctACCATGGAACACAagcttgacatcagcaaacccacACAATGATCTGCCCggaacagttgaaaccgggattcatccgtgaagagcacactgtTCCAGCGTGTCAGTGGCCatggaaggtgagcatttgcccactgaagtcagtacgacgctgaactgcagtcacgtcaagaccctggtgaggacgacaagcttTCCTTAGACGGTAAGCCCACAGttccatcagctgtccgggtggcagGTCCCACAGTTCCATCAGCTGTCcggttggctggtctcagatgtgaagaagccagatgtgggcTGGAATGGTTACATGTTGTTggtcccacaggtgaagaagccagatgtgggcTGGAATGGTTACATGTtgtttgcggttgtgaggccggttggacagactaccaaattctctaaaacaaaatATGATAATTTATCTagcaacatctctggtggacattcctgcagtcagcatgccgattgcgcattgtgtgacaaaactgcacattttagtggccttttgtccccagcacaaggtgcacctgtgtaatggtcaggctgtttaatcagcttcttgatatgccacacctgtcaggtggatggattattttggcaaaagagaaatgcacaccaacagggatgtaaacacatttgtgcacaactttTGAGATACGCTttctgtgcatatggaacatttctggatcttttatttcagctcatcaatcaatcaaatgtatttataaagcccttcttacatcagccaatctcacaaagtgctatacagaagcccagcataaaaccccaaacggcaagcaatgcagatgtagaagcacggtggctaggaaaaactccctagaaatggccagaacctagagaggaaccaggctatgaggggtggccagtcctcttctggctgtgccaggtggagattataacagaacatgtccaagatgttcaaatgttcatagatgaccagcagggtcagataataattgtcacagtggttgtagagggtgcaacaggtcagcacctcaggagtaaatgtcagttggctttagaGGCTTTCAgcgttagagacagcaggtgcgagagagagagtgtcgaAAACAGCAGGTACAGGACAGgaagcacatccggtgaacaggtcagggttccatagccgcaggcagaacagttgaaactggagcagcagcacggccaggtggactggggactgcaagggttcatcatgccaggtagtcctgagacatggtcctagggctcaggtcctccaagagagcgagaattagagggagcatacttaaattcacacacaccggataagacaggagaaatactccagatataacagactgaccctagccccccaacacacaaACTATtgaagcataaatactggaggctgagacagctcgtgaaacatgagaccaacactttacatgctgtgttttatatttttccaGTATACAtcattcagacagacagaagtcAGCTCATGAGTTCCATCAGCAGCAGATTTTCATTTAgaaaatgaatgtgtttatgcaaTGCAATGTTAGTGCTTCAAATCGTATCGCACAGAATCGTTTCAAACTGAAACGTATCGTATCGGAGCCCATGTATCCAGATACATGGAATTGTCTTGAAAGGTAGAGATGCACatctgtagttataaccctacaTAATGCTTGTGGATCTGTTATATAACCCTATGTAGTTGTTGTGTGTTCTATTACTTACTATATGTAATGATTTATGGATGTTTATAACCATATAGTCCTTACAGATGTGTT
The Oncorhynchus mykiss isolate Arlee chromosome 31, USDA_OmykA_1.1, whole genome shotgun sequence genome window above contains:
- the LOC110504627 gene encoding proheparin-binding EGF-like growth factor translates to MRILRVALLLVHAFVVSRLVSGAVVDRYENERSQHTAVINLLDVLSDRRMEGGMEKSKHGVEGPVLEEDGSEEEDEEYYDYYHEDDEDASGDYGVELPRVALSTKPKDPSAILEAERSEGKRRRGGKGRKKGKGKKRNPCLKKYKNFCIHGSCHYLRDIKAPSCICRPSYSGERCHLFTLASEGRDVGGYSRTTALAVVAVVLSSLCLTIIGLLLVLRFHKRGAYDVENEEKVKLGSAPNH